One stretch of Rhodospirillales bacterium RIFCSPLOWO2_02_FULL_58_16 DNA includes these proteins:
- a CDS encoding 50S ribosomal protein L6 produces MSRIGKYPVEVPGNVSIAVSGQTVTAKGKLGERSMTLMDEVEVKHAGNLITISPRGDSKRARMMWGTARSVINNMVRGVGEGFVRKLAITGVGYRAQVQGKDLVLQLGYSHEVRYPIPHGVTIVCPDQTHIEVSGIDKRLVGQTSSEIRAFRPPEPYKGKGVKYEDEFILRKEGKKK; encoded by the coding sequence AAGTCCCCGGCAACGTCTCCATCGCCGTTTCCGGGCAGACGGTGACCGCCAAGGGAAAGCTGGGCGAACGCAGCATGACGCTGATGGACGAGGTCGAGGTCAAGCACGCCGGGAACCTTATCACGATCAGTCCGCGCGGAGATTCAAAACGCGCCCGCATGATGTGGGGAACCGCACGGAGCGTTATCAACAATATGGTGCGTGGCGTCGGCGAAGGGTTTGTTCGTAAACTGGCGATCACCGGCGTCGGCTATCGGGCGCAGGTTCAGGGCAAGGATCTGGTTTTGCAGTTGGGGTATTCTCACGAAGTGCGCTATCCGATTCCGCATGGCGTAACTATTGTATGTCCGGACCAGACTCACATCGAGGTCAGCGGTATCGATAAGCGGCTTGTCGGCCAGACATCGTCCGAAATACGCGCTTTCAGACCTCCTGAGCCGTACAAGGGCAAGGGCGTTAAGTACGAGGATGAATTTATCCTGCGCAAGGAAGGTAAGAAGAAGTAA